The segment AAAGGAAATCTCCCCTTACGATGGTTGCCGCTGATAGCCGCAATGAGTTTGGCGTCAACGCTGGCGCAAGCCGACGATAGCGTCCTCTCAATTAAGCATGCAAATGATGGCATGGCCAGTAGTGATGATGGCCACTTTACCAGTGGTTTCGAACTTAATTGGGCCTATGAGCCTGAAGCGCAAAGCTGGACACAGCGTTTGGCCACTGCTTTGCCTGATAGCATCATTAGCAACGCGGATATGGCCGCTTTCCGGCTAGTGCATCAGATTTATACGCCCAACAATATTGAGCAGCGTGAGTTGGTTGAAGATGATCGCCCCTACGCAGGAATTGTTTATGGCGGTATATCACTTTACGAAGATGTGCCCATGGGTAACTGGCGCCAAGCGACGGATCTGCACCTGGATATTGGTTTGGTAGGGCCCTCGTCACTTGCCGATAGCATCCAACGCGAAGTGCATCGCATCACCGACAGCGAGCGCCCTAGAGGTTGGAAAAACCAGCTTGGTGATGAGGCCATCGTCAACGTCGCCATGCGTCGCCAGTGGTGGCATAGCTCCCCATTGATCGGCAAGCAGTTTGCCCATGGCCCTAGCGTCAGCGCCGCTTTGGGTAACCTCTATACCTACGCAAGCGCTGGGTATAGCGTTCGTTGGGGGGATGAGGCCCCAGGCATTCCTACGCTAACGCCAAGCCCCGGCAGCCGGCACCATATGACCGGTAAAGAGGGGTGGCAGTGGTACCTTTTTGCCAGCGTCGACGGTTACTATATGGCGCAAAACCTGACGCTTGACGGCAATACGTTTAGGAGTAGCCATTCGGTAGATCGCAAAGAGTGGGTGGGCGATGTCTCCGCGGGGTTGGCGCTTGCCTGGGATGATTGGCAGGTCACCTACGCGGCTGTTCAACGCTCACGTGAATTTGACGGCCAGGAAGAGCAGGATAAGTTTGGTTCTATCACGCTATCTAAACGCTTCTAAAACAGTTCGGTTAGTCACTCGCGTTCAACGGGAAAGGAGTAGTGCTTATGGCTAACAAGTACCCCCACACCCCAGATGGGCGCTACTTTGTCGCCAAAAATCGGCTTTGGCGCTGCACTGACCCGCGTTTAGATGAAGAGCAAAGGCGAGCCCATATCAAAGAGTTGATGAAAGCCCGTCGAGCGGTTAGAGCAGCCCAGCAAAAAGACGATGAAGATGCGCTTCGCCAAGCCCGCAACGCAGTGCAGAGCGCTAAAGAAGCACTCGGAGAGCGTGGCCCCGTCTGGTGGGATGATGAAGCCCCCGATGAAGGCGGCCTTGCGCCCCATAACAGTTCCTATGCCGAGTGGTGGGAGCGTCATCACTCAATGCCCTCCTAGCGTATACAACAGACTCAGGGCTGCTAGCCTACGTAGAGGTGTGTGATGTCCACATACCACTCGGCGTCTAGGAGTAAGGGTCAATGGAACTGGGTTTTTTCAATAGCTGGGGTAGTTTATTACGCATTGTGATCGTTGGAGTACTGGCATACGCCACGCTTGTTCTCTTCCTGCGCCTGTCAGGCAATCGTACGCTTTCGAAAATGAATGCCTTCGACTTAATCGTGACGGTAGCGCTGGGCTCCACGCTGGCCACTGTGCTGCTATCTAAAGATGTCGCCTTGGTGGATGGGGCGGTCGCGTTAGCATTACTGATTTCACTTCAATTTATAATTACCTGGACAAGCGTGCGATTTCGTTGGGTTCGTCGGTTAGTCACTGGCGAGCCGCTGATGCTGCTCTATCAGGGCGAGTTTCTGTTAACGTCGCTGCGACAAGCGCGGGTAACCCAAGACGAAGTCCTTTCGGCCATTCGCAGTAGTGGGCTTAGTGACGTGACCAGGGTAGAAGCAGTGGTGTTAGAAACCGATGGTTCGTTAAGTGTCGTCAAACGGCAGGCGGAGAGCCGTCAATCCAGCTTAGAGGGTGTTAGGGGCCCCCATTGAAGCCAATTCATAGCTCATATGTCTAAGTAATATTAATTTTTGCGTTCACGTTTCTGCCTAGCAGTGGTACTCTTCGCCACTGTTAATTTTAAGGACGCAACGTGAATATCAAAGCTGATCTTTCCATTCTCGATATTATTGGCCATCTGATTGTTTGGGTGGTACTCAGTATTGTTACTCTTGGCATAGCGCTGTTTTTCTTCCCCTATTCGTTTTCGCGTTTTGTTATTAACCGTACCTCGGTAGTGGATACTGCTGGGGTAGAGCGAAAAATGGTTTGTGATATCAACCTGTTCAGCAATATCGGCCATATTATCCTTTGGATGCTGATTTCGCTGGTCACCTTTGGGCTGGGGTATATTTTCTACTTCTACCGGGTATGGAATTACGCGTTGAATAATTCACGGGTTGAATAGTCTTAACCTGTAAGTTGAAAGCTACCCAGGGCCTACGTTGAGAGATCAAGCGTAGGCCCTTTTTTTGGCGCTTACTTACTCGCCGTCAGCCAGTTTATCTTGTGTACGAAGCTCAAAGTCGCTGGCGTCGTGGCGCTCGTGTAACTGCTCGTGGGGTTCGCCCCAGGTGCGGTTCACCATACGGCCGCGTTTGACGGCAGGGCGTTCATCGAGTTCTTCAGTCCAGCGTAGAACGTTCTTGTAAGTGTGGGCTTCCAAGAATTCAGCCGCTTCGTAAACACGGTTTTTCACCAGCGCACCGTACCAGGGATGAATCGCCATATCGGCAATGGTGTACTCATCGCCTGCCATAAAGCGGTTATCCGCCAAATGGCGGTCAAGTACATCAAGCTGACGCTTCACTTCCATGGTGTAGCGGTCAATCGGGTACTGATACTTTTCCGGTGCATAGGCGTAAAAGTGGCCAAAGCCACCGCCTAGCATCGGTGCGCTGCCCATTTGCCAAAACAGCCAGGAGAGGCATTCGGTGCGTTTCGCCGGGTCGCTGGGCAAGAATGCGCCAAACTTCTCTGCCAGATAGAGCAGAATCGCCCCCGACTCAAACACCCGCTGGGGTGGAGTGGTCGTGTGATCCATCAGTGCGGGAATTTTGGAGTTAGGGTTCACCTCGACAAAGCCGCTGCTGAACTGATCACCTTCGCCAATTTGAATCAGGTAAGCGTCGTATTCGGCGCCCGTTATGCCTTTCTCCAGCAACTCTTCCAGCATCACGGTGACTTTGACACCGTTGGGTGTGGCCAGGGAGTAAAGCTGAAGAAGATGTTTGCCCACCGGCAGGGCCTTGTCATGAGTAGCGCCAGCAATTGGGCGATTGATATTGGCAAACTTACCGCCGTTGCCAGGTTCCCATTTCCAAACGCTCGGGGGAGTATAGGTGTTGTCGCTCATTCGTTTCCTCGTTATAAATAGTTTATCGGTAACAAAGTGGCTACTAAATTTAGCTGGTGATTAGCCTGTTAATAAAGTAGTCCATTTTCCTAAATTGAGGTGGCGGATGCGTGTAATTGGTGTGTTAGGCGGTATGAGCTGGGAGTCGACCCAAGGCTACTACCGAGCCCTAAACGAGGGCGTAAAAGTAGCGCTAGGTGGCCTTCATTCGGCCAAGATCGTGATGGTGAGCGTCGATTTTGCCGAAATTGAAGCATTACAGCAGCAGGGCGATTGGCAGACCGCTGGCGAACTGCTGACCAACGCTGCCCAAAGCGTCGAGCGAGCGGGCGCCGATTGTCTGCTGATTGCCACCAATACCATGCATAAAGTGGCGCCCGCTATTGAACAGGCGATTACCATTCCGCTGCTGCATATTGCCGATGCTACGGCTGAGCAGCTCACCGCAGACGGTATCACTCGCGTCGGCCTATTGGGTACGCGCTTTACCATGGAGCAGGACTTTTATATCGGCCGCTTAGAAAAACAGTTTGGTATTGAGGTCGTGGTGCCTGATCAGTCTGAGCGCGACACTGTTCATCGGGTGATCTTTGATGAACTTTGTCAGGGCCGTGTAGAAGATGTATCCCGGCAGCGCTACTTGGCAATCATTGATTCTCTGCATGCCCAAGGCGCCCAGGCAGTGATTTTAGGCTGTACTGAAATTGCCATGCTGGTGGGCCAGCGCGATACCCTGGTGCCCCTTTACGACACCACCGCTCTGCATGCCCAAAGAGCGGTGGCGTGGGCACTAAATGATCAAGCTAAGTAATGACGCTTAGACCAATGTCAGGGTGACATTAATATTGCCACGGGTGGCGTTGGAGTAGGGGCAGACCACATGGGCTTTATCAACCAACTGCTGGGCTACGTCTTGCTCAAGGCCGGGTAAGCTGATTTTTAGCTCGACTTCGATGCCAAAACCGGTAGGAATGGCGCCGATACCTACATGACCATCAATTTTCGTATCCTGGGGAAGCTTTACTTTTTCCTGGCTCGCCACGTGCTTCAGCGCACCTAAAAAGCAGGCCGAGTAACCAGCGGCAAAAAGCTGCTCGGGATTAGTGCCATCACCGCCTGCGCCGCCCAGCTCTTTGGGCGTGCTTAATTTAACATCCAGCGCGCCGTCGGATGACTTTGCCTGGCCTTCACGGCCGCCGGTTGCAGTGGCGTGGGCGCGAT is part of the Halomonas alkaliantarctica genome and harbors:
- a CDS encoding aspartate/glutamate racemase family protein, encoding MRVIGVLGGMSWESTQGYYRALNEGVKVALGGLHSAKIVMVSVDFAEIEALQQQGDWQTAGELLTNAAQSVERAGADCLLIATNTMHKVAPAIEQAITIPLLHIADATAEQLTADGITRVGLLGTRFTMEQDFYIGRLEKQFGIEVVVPDQSERDTVHRVIFDELCQGRVEDVSRQRYLAIIDSLHAQGAQAVILGCTEIAMLVGQRDTLVPLYDTTALHAQRAVAWALNDQAK
- a CDS encoding lipid A deacylase LpxR family protein — protein: MKGNLPLRWLPLIAAMSLASTLAQADDSVLSIKHANDGMASSDDGHFTSGFELNWAYEPEAQSWTQRLATALPDSIISNADMAAFRLVHQIYTPNNIEQRELVEDDRPYAGIVYGGISLYEDVPMGNWRQATDLHLDIGLVGPSSLADSIQREVHRITDSERPRGWKNQLGDEAIVNVAMRRQWWHSSPLIGKQFAHGPSVSAALGNLYTYASAGYSVRWGDEAPGIPTLTPSPGSRHHMTGKEGWQWYLFASVDGYYMAQNLTLDGNTFRSSHSVDRKEWVGDVSAGLALAWDDWQVTYAAVQRSREFDGQEEQDKFGSITLSKRF
- the yghU gene encoding glutathione-dependent disulfide-bond oxidoreductase; this encodes MSDNTYTPPSVWKWEPGNGGKFANINRPIAGATHDKALPVGKHLLQLYSLATPNGVKVTVMLEELLEKGITGAEYDAYLIQIGEGDQFSSGFVEVNPNSKIPALMDHTTTPPQRVFESGAILLYLAEKFGAFLPSDPAKRTECLSWLFWQMGSAPMLGGGFGHFYAYAPEKYQYPIDRYTMEVKRQLDVLDRHLADNRFMAGDEYTIADMAIHPWYGALVKNRVYEAAEFLEAHTYKNVLRWTEELDERPAVKRGRMVNRTWGEPHEQLHERHDASDFELRTQDKLADGE
- a CDS encoding DUF421 domain-containing protein — encoded protein: MELGFFNSWGSLLRIVIVGVLAYATLVLFLRLSGNRTLSKMNAFDLIVTVALGSTLATVLLSKDVALVDGAVALALLISLQFIITWTSVRFRWVRRLVTGEPLMLLYQGEFLLTSLRQARVTQDEVLSAIRSSGLSDVTRVEAVVLETDGSLSVVKRQAESRQSSLEGVRGPH
- a CDS encoding organic hydroperoxide resistance protein; this translates as MTTTIENVVYRAHATATGGREGQAKSSDGALDVKLSTPKELGGAGGDGTNPEQLFAAGYSACFLGALKHVASQEKVKLPQDTKIDGHVGIGAIPTGFGIEVELKISLPGLEQDVAQQLVDKAHVVCPYSNATRGNINVTLTLV
- a CDS encoding DUF6693 family protein, whose product is MNIKADLSILDIIGHLIVWVVLSIVTLGIALFFFPYSFSRFVINRTSVVDTAGVERKMVCDINLFSNIGHIILWMLISLVTFGLGYIFYFYRVWNYALNNSRVE